The following are encoded in a window of Variovorax paradoxus genomic DNA:
- the tssM gene encoding type VI secretion system membrane subunit TssM, producing MRRFFSFLADPRTLSVIGAIALGAFLLLGAQTLEVGAIWAVGIFVVLLLLWLLVWFVRRMRTRAANRKLGDMLEDQADAAVRDSDPERKAEIDELRGRMVEAVKTIKTSKIGQMSGSEALYELPWYMVIGNPAAGKSSAILNSGLQFPFADKGNAVIQGIGGTRNCDWFFTTEGIVLDTAGRYSIHQEDRKEWFGFLDLLKKYRPKAPINGIIITASIPELIGSRPDFAIQLAKNLRQRMQELTERLEVFAPVYVMFTKADLITGFAEFFGDSDKMERDRVWGASLPYDGDEKQDAVALFDKRFDELYMGLKEISVSHFANHRSSDPSPELLIFPLEFAAIKPALRAFLATLFESNPFQHKPVFRGFYFTSALQEGTMRSLSTERIAKRFGLTLSNAATKSKEIYSQNGFFLRDLFSKVIFADKKTVRQFSSPVKARVRYVSFFAFVTVLGLLLGGWTWSYLGNRQLVENVQADLDKVVKLQASDNGLRTRFEALNILQDRIEQLEKFRNDRPLSLSLGLYQGNQLEDKLVAEYYGGVKQLMLAPVSDNLQAFLRDVNAHPDRLKRADAVAALTGGTAPAPLPVASAATPTAPAAVPEGGGLYAGSSPADVQDAYNALKTYLMLSDKRQVETAHLTDQISRFWRGWLESNRGDMPRAAVIRDAERMITFYLRRVGDDNWPALADTNLALVEQTRDNLRRVVRGMPARERVYAEIKARASTRFAPMTVARILGATAGGAESEGTLAGSVAISGAFTREAWQQYVDDAIRDAANKETSSKDWVLNVAGNDDLTLEGSPEQIRKTLATMYKLEYAKEWQRFLQGIAVKDMGSFEQAVVAMNQLGDPQNSPIRKVFDTVYDQTSWDNPSLVNAGLQQARTGAFNWFKRLFSRATPSQVNVNVDLNGGATEIPMGPIGREFAGVARLVVERDNTSLLRGYLGTLSKLRGRFNQIKNQGDPGPGARQLMQQTLEGNGSELADALKYVDEQMLTGMDAAQRQALRPLLVRPLLQAYAVTVQPTAVEVNKIWSAQVHQPFQQSLATKYPFSASAKIEASPAEIAQFFGPEGAIGKFVTTTLGSLVIRRGDLLSPRAWGDQGLTLSPDFVNGFAQWVAPLSGGAAAGAGGSAQPQTLFQILPQPVSGLTEYMVEIDGQQLRYRNTPPQWSNFVWPNAQGTPGAKITAVTFDGRTVELINEPGNFGLERLLSTAQRTKLPDGSFELTWARDNASVTVKLRVIQNTQSAGSGGDSPQGKGLRGTVLPPTVAEIGAPRATATVQAPAQVPVQAGGAGK from the coding sequence ATGCGGCGATTCTTCAGTTTCCTGGCCGATCCGCGCACCTTGTCGGTGATCGGCGCCATCGCGCTCGGCGCGTTCCTGCTGCTCGGGGCACAGACGCTCGAAGTCGGCGCGATCTGGGCTGTCGGCATCTTCGTGGTGCTGCTGCTGTTGTGGCTGCTCGTGTGGTTCGTGCGGCGCATGCGCACGCGCGCGGCCAACCGCAAGCTCGGCGACATGCTCGAGGACCAGGCCGACGCGGCCGTGCGTGACAGCGACCCCGAGCGCAAGGCCGAGATCGACGAGCTGCGCGGGCGCATGGTCGAGGCCGTCAAGACCATCAAGACCTCGAAGATCGGGCAGATGTCGGGCAGCGAGGCGCTGTACGAGCTGCCCTGGTACATGGTCATCGGCAACCCGGCGGCGGGCAAGAGCAGCGCCATCCTGAACTCGGGCCTGCAGTTCCCGTTCGCCGACAAGGGCAACGCGGTGATCCAGGGCATCGGCGGCACGCGCAACTGCGACTGGTTCTTCACCACCGAAGGCATCGTGCTCGACACGGCGGGCCGCTATTCCATTCACCAGGAAGACCGCAAGGAGTGGTTCGGCTTCCTGGACCTGCTCAAGAAGTACCGGCCGAAGGCGCCCATCAACGGCATCATCATCACGGCGAGCATTCCCGAGCTGATCGGCAGCCGGCCCGACTTCGCCATTCAGCTGGCCAAGAACCTGCGCCAGCGCATGCAGGAACTCACCGAGCGGCTCGAGGTGTTCGCGCCGGTCTACGTGATGTTCACCAAGGCCGACCTGATCACCGGCTTTGCAGAATTTTTCGGCGACAGCGACAAGATGGAGCGCGACCGCGTGTGGGGCGCCTCGCTGCCCTACGACGGCGACGAGAAGCAGGACGCCGTGGCGCTGTTCGACAAGCGCTTCGACGAGCTCTACATGGGTCTGAAGGAAATCAGCGTCTCGCACTTCGCGAACCACCGCAGCAGCGATCCGTCGCCCGAACTGCTGATCTTTCCGCTCGAGTTCGCGGCCATCAAGCCCGCGTTGCGCGCCTTCCTGGCCACGCTGTTCGAGAGCAACCCGTTCCAGCACAAGCCGGTGTTCCGCGGCTTCTACTTCACCAGCGCCTTGCAAGAGGGCACGATGCGCAGCCTGTCGACCGAGCGCATCGCCAAGCGCTTCGGGCTCACGCTGAGCAACGCGGCCACCAAGTCGAAGGAAATCTATTCGCAGAACGGGTTCTTCCTGCGCGACCTGTTTTCCAAGGTGATCTTTGCCGACAAGAAGACGGTGCGGCAGTTCTCCAGTCCCGTGAAGGCGCGCGTGCGCTACGTGAGCTTCTTCGCGTTCGTCACCGTGCTGGGCCTGCTGCTCGGCGGCTGGACGTGGTCGTACCTCGGCAACCGCCAGCTGGTGGAGAACGTGCAGGCCGACCTCGACAAGGTGGTCAAGCTGCAAGCCAGCGACAACGGCCTGCGCACGCGCTTCGAGGCGCTGAACATCCTGCAGGACCGCATCGAGCAGCTCGAGAAATTCCGCAACGACCGGCCGCTGTCGCTGTCGCTGGGCCTGTACCAGGGCAACCAGCTCGAAGACAAGCTCGTGGCCGAGTACTACGGCGGCGTGAAGCAGCTCATGCTCGCGCCGGTGTCGGACAACCTGCAGGCCTTCCTGCGCGACGTCAACGCACACCCCGATCGCCTGAAGCGCGCCGATGCGGTGGCCGCGCTGACGGGCGGCACCGCGCCTGCGCCGTTGCCGGTCGCCAGTGCCGCGACCCCCACGGCGCCCGCCGCAGTGCCGGAAGGCGGCGGCCTGTATGCCGGCTCTTCGCCGGCCGATGTGCAGGACGCCTACAACGCGCTCAAGACCTACCTCATGCTGTCCGACAAGCGGCAGGTGGAAACGGCCCACCTCACCGACCAGATCTCGCGCTTCTGGCGCGGCTGGCTCGAGAGCAACCGCGGCGACATGCCGCGTGCGGCGGTCATCCGTGACGCCGAACGCATGATCACCTTCTACCTGCGCCGCGTGGGCGACGACAACTGGCCCGCGCTGGCCGACACCAACCTGGCGCTGGTCGAGCAGACGCGCGACAACCTGCGCCGCGTGGTGCGCGGCATGCCGGCGCGCGAACGCGTGTACGCCGAAATCAAGGCGCGCGCCTCGACGCGCTTCGCGCCGATGACCGTGGCACGCATCCTCGGGGCCACGGCCGGTGGTGCCGAGAGCGAAGGCACGCTGGCCGGCAGCGTCGCCATCTCGGGCGCGTTCACGCGCGAGGCCTGGCAGCAGTACGTGGACGATGCGATCCGCGACGCCGCCAACAAGGAGACATCGAGCAAGGACTGGGTGCTCAACGTCGCCGGCAACGACGACCTGACGCTCGAAGGCAGCCCGGAGCAGATCCGCAAGACGCTGGCCACCATGTACAAGCTGGAGTACGCCAAGGAGTGGCAGCGCTTCCTGCAGGGCATTGCGGTGAAGGACATGGGCAGCTTCGAGCAGGCCGTGGTCGCGATGAACCAGCTCGGCGATCCGCAGAACTCGCCGATCCGCAAGGTCTTCGACACGGTGTATGACCAGACCTCGTGGGACAACCCCTCGCTGGTCAATGCCGGCCTGCAGCAGGCGCGCACCGGGGCCTTCAACTGGTTCAAGCGCCTCTTCAGCCGCGCCACGCCCTCGCAGGTCAACGTGAACGTCGACCTCAACGGCGGTGCCACGGAAATTCCGATGGGTCCGATCGGCCGCGAGTTCGCGGGCGTGGCGCGCCTGGTGGTCGAGCGCGACAACACCTCGCTGCTGCGCGGCTACCTGGGCACGCTGTCGAAGCTGCGCGGGCGCTTCAACCAGATCAAGAACCAGGGCGACCCCGGACCGGGCGCGCGCCAGCTCATGCAGCAGACGCTGGAGGGCAACGGCTCCGAGCTGGCCGACGCGCTCAAGTACGTCGACGAGCAGATGCTCACCGGCATGGACGCCGCGCAGCGCCAGGCACTGCGCCCGCTGCTCGTGCGGCCGCTGCTGCAGGCGTACGCAGTGACGGTGCAGCCAACAGCGGTGGAGGTCAACAAGATCTGGAGCGCGCAGGTGCACCAGCCGTTCCAGCAGTCGCTGGCCACCAAGTACCCGTTCTCGGCGAGCGCGAAGATCGAAGCGTCGCCGGCGGAAATCGCGCAGTTCTTCGGACCTGAAGGCGCCATCGGCAAGTTCGTGACGACCACGCTGGGATCGCTGGTGATTCGCCGCGGCGACCTGCTGTCGCCGCGCGCCTGGGGCGACCAGGGCCTCACGCTGAGCCCCGATTTCGTGAACGGCTTTGCGCAGTGGGTGGCGCCGCTGTCGGGCGGCGCCGCAGCCGGTGCCGGCGGCAGCGCGCAGCCGCAGACGCTGTTCCAGATCCTGCCGCAGCCCGTGTCGGGCCTGACGGAGTACATGGTCGAAATCGACGGCCAGCAGCTGCGCTACCGCAACACGCCGCCGCAGTGGTCCAACTTCGTCTGGCCCAACGCGCAGGGCACGCCGGGCGCGAAGATCACCGCCGTCACCTTCGACGGGCGCACGGTCGAGCTGATCAACGAGCCGGGCAACTTCGGCCTGGAGCGGCTGCTCAGCACGGCGCAGCGCACCAAGTTGCCCGACGGCAGTTTCGAGCTCACGTGGGCGCGCGACAACGCGAGCGTGACCGTCAAGCTGCGGGTGATCCAGAACACGCAGTCGGCCGGTTCGGGCGGCGATTCGCCGCAAGGCAAGGGCCTGCGCGGCACGGTGTTGCCGCCGACGGTCGCGGAGATTGGTGCGCCGCGCGCCACAGCAACAGTTCAGGCACCGGCTCAAGTCCCGGTGCAGGCAGGGGGAGCAGGAAAATGA
- a CDS encoding OmpA family protein yields MNCSLRVLVLSMACGLALVPAVQAQQPQQQPAAGATAARVETTAAAVGKGEPVVAGGQVPDEATRAAVIEALRRIYGPSGVIDKIEVVSTVSMPANWAANVQRLITPSLKDIHRGQFQIEGTQMALSGEVGNEALRQKIVSDMANSLNPTYTIKNSLRVPVSEQIAVDQVLGNRTIEFELGSATLTSKGRAILDEMAPILQKLTNKSVAVVGHTDNAGNRTSNLALSQSRAESVKGYLVGKGIDPMTLTTSGVGPDQPVASNATDEGRSRNRRIEFRVGR; encoded by the coding sequence ATGAATTGTTCTTTGCGCGTTCTCGTGCTGTCCATGGCCTGCGGGCTCGCGCTCGTGCCGGCCGTGCAGGCCCAGCAACCACAGCAACAACCGGCTGCAGGCGCCACCGCCGCGCGCGTCGAAACCACGGCCGCGGCCGTCGGGAAGGGCGAGCCGGTCGTGGCCGGCGGGCAGGTGCCCGACGAAGCCACGCGCGCCGCCGTCATCGAGGCGCTGCGCCGCATCTACGGCCCCAGCGGCGTGATCGACAAGATCGAGGTGGTGAGCACCGTCAGCATGCCGGCCAACTGGGCCGCCAACGTGCAGCGGTTGATCACGCCTTCGCTCAAGGACATCCACCGCGGCCAGTTCCAGATCGAGGGCACGCAGATGGCGCTGAGCGGCGAGGTCGGCAACGAGGCGCTGCGCCAGAAGATCGTGAGCGACATGGCGAATTCGCTCAACCCGACCTACACCATCAAGAACAGCCTGCGCGTGCCCGTGTCGGAGCAGATCGCGGTCGACCAGGTGCTGGGCAACCGAACCATCGAGTTCGAGCTGGGCAGCGCCACGCTCACCAGCAAGGGCCGCGCCATCCTCGACGAGATGGCGCCGATCCTGCAGAAGCTCACCAACAAGTCGGTGGCGGTGGTGGGCCACACCGACAACGCCGGCAACCGCACGTCGAACCTGGCGCTGAGCCAGTCGCGCGCCGAGTCGGTCAAGGGCTACCTGGTGGGCAAGGGCATCGATCCGATGACGCTCACGACCTCGGGCGTGGGCCCCGACCAGCCGGTGGCGAGCAATGCGACCGACGAGGGGCGTTCGCGCAACCGGCGCATCGAGTTCCGCGTCGGACGCTAA
- the tagF gene encoding type VI secretion system-associated protein TagF, which yields MSAPQQLCYFGKLPGRGDFVKGLYNPQLIKVFDHWLSQTMEMLSEDPRWKLIYDNAAPMHFVCLGSRSRVAIAGHLRASRDESSRRYPFLAATSVDVDEALDFMRGAPMLVGPYWDRMAVQVQSLAAGTDLDNELKKFEAIDPAIETGFKKSASRATYAAFTRDTSLLRIEQMLNFDGHKVSLRRAILALGLLLQPVMASAVSHLDKGLTLPLPRDPVDRSLIATFWLEMVSQFLAKADFELVLLVTEIDGRARLVIGFNGLSPRSLQSVLHPQVYTEHNIDIDNPEWVEDTIHSNYAMFKLVSYLDQPQLPLDIVLTAFREVFIGE from the coding sequence ATGAGCGCGCCACAACAGCTGTGCTACTTCGGCAAGTTGCCCGGACGCGGCGACTTCGTGAAGGGCCTGTACAACCCGCAGCTCATCAAGGTGTTCGACCACTGGCTGTCGCAGACCATGGAGATGCTGTCGGAAGACCCGCGCTGGAAGCTGATCTACGACAACGCGGCGCCGATGCACTTCGTGTGCCTGGGCTCGCGCAGCCGCGTGGCGATCGCGGGGCACCTGCGCGCCAGCCGCGACGAGTCGTCGCGCCGCTACCCGTTCCTGGCGGCCACCTCGGTGGACGTCGACGAGGCGCTCGACTTCATGCGCGGCGCGCCGATGCTGGTCGGCCCCTACTGGGACCGCATGGCGGTGCAGGTGCAGTCGCTGGCGGCCGGCACCGACCTGGACAACGAGCTGAAGAAGTTCGAGGCCATCGACCCGGCCATCGAGACCGGCTTCAAGAAGTCGGCCTCGCGCGCCACCTATGCGGCCTTCACGCGCGACACCAGCCTGCTGCGCATCGAGCAGATGCTCAACTTCGACGGCCACAAGGTGTCGCTGCGCCGCGCCATCCTGGCGCTGGGCCTGCTGCTGCAGCCGGTGATGGCCAGCGCGGTGTCGCACCTGGACAAGGGGCTCACGCTGCCGCTGCCGCGCGACCCGGTCGACCGCTCGCTGATCGCCACCTTCTGGCTCGAGATGGTGTCGCAGTTCCTGGCGAAGGCCGACTTCGAGCTGGTGCTGCTGGTCACCGAGATCGACGGCCGCGCGCGGCTGGTGATCGGCTTCAACGGCCTGTCGCCGCGCAGCCTGCAAAGCGTGCTGCATCCGCAGGTCTACACCGAGCACAACATCGACATCGACAACCCGGAATGGGTCGAGGACACCATCCACAGCAACTACGCGATGTTCAAGCTGGTGAGCTACCTCGACCAGCCGCAGCTGCCGCTGGACATCGTGCTCACCGCCTTTCGCGAAGTCTTCATCGGGGAATGA